A portion of the Cryptomeria japonica chromosome 5, Sugi_1.0, whole genome shotgun sequence genome contains these proteins:
- the LOC131050359 gene encoding pathogenesis-related protein PR-1, translating into MGVRPLERALLFFWLLLCFRISTEGRSLHKYNERKAEEGEEDIVAEFLVPQNEARARVGDPPLAWDTQVASYGEWYAHQRQGDCALKHSSGPYGENIFWGGGSAWRPKDAVNAWVGEDEYFNYHTHSCNGYEECGHYTQIVWKNSLRVGCAKVICDNGDTS; encoded by the coding sequence ATGGGGGTACGGCCATTGGAAAGAGCTCTCTTGTTCTTTTGGTTATTGTTATGCTTTAGAATTTCAACTGAAGGTCGCAGTCTCCACAAGTATAATGAAAGAAAAgctgaagaaggagaagaagatatAGTAGCAGAATTCCTAGTGCCACAAAATGAAGCACGGGCGAGGGTGGGTGATCCTCCTCTTGCGTGGGACACCCAAGTTGCGAGCTATGGAGAGTGGTATGCTCATCAAAGACAAGGGGACTGCGCTTTAAAGCATTCATCAGGTCCCTATGGTGAGAACATATTCTGGGGAGGTGGAAGCGCTTGGCGGCCCAAGGATGCAGTTAACGCGTGGGTTGGAGAGGATGAGTATTTCAATTACCATACTCACTCCTGCAATGGGTATGAGGAATGCGGGCATTATACTCAAATTGTGTGGAAGAATTCTCTACGAGTGGGCTGTGCAAAGGTCATTTGTGACAATGGTGATACCTCATGA